GCCGAACTCATGTTGCCGCTGCTCTCTTCGAGCGCCTGTTCAATCATACTGCGCTCCATTTCTTCCAGTGTGGTGGGCGCCTCTTCCTGCTCGATGACCGGCCGGAAATGAAAATCTTCGGGCTGCAGCACTTCGCCATCAGCTAAAATAACAGCCTTCTCAATGGCGTGCCGCAATTCCCGCACGTTTCCCGGCCAGGAATACCGGCGTATTTTCTCCCGTGCCATCCCCGAAAGGGTGAGATGTTGCTTGTGGTATTTTTCGCCGTAGAATCCCAGGAAGTGTTTCGCCAGCAACACAATGTCTTCCTCCCGTTCCCGCAAGGGCGGCGCTTCGATGCGGATGGTGTTGATGCGGAAAAGGAGATCCTCCCGGAATTTTCCTTCTTCCACCATGGTCTCCAGGTTGCAGTTGGTAGCACAAATCAACCGGATGTCTACCGGAACGGCCCGGTTGGCTCCTACCGGGATTACCTGCCGGTTTTCCAATACGGCCAGCAATTTCGCCTGCAAAGGCAATGAAAGGTTCCCGATTTCGTCGAGGAAAAGGGTGCCGTCATTGGCTATCACAATCTTCCCTTCGCGGTCGACACGTGCATCGGTAAAGGCGCCTTTCACGTGGCCAAACAGTTCGCTTTCGAACAGTGTTTCGCTAATGGCGCCCATGTCGACACTCACCAGTGGTTTGTTGGCCCGTTCTGATTGCCGGTGAATGGCCTGTGCAACCAGTTCTTTTCCGGTTCCGTTTTCCCCGGTGATCAAGACATTGGCCTTGGTAGGTGCCACTTTCTCAATCAACTTGAAAACATATTTCATCGCGCTGGACTGCC
This Prolixibacter sp. NT017 DNA region includes the following protein-coding sequences:
- a CDS encoding sigma-54 dependent transcriptional regulator, translating into MTSGNILIVDDNRTVLRALELVLQPEFGSVSTLSNPNRLPFFLQTNTVDVILLDMNFVAGVNTGNEGIYWLNEIKKMKPDIPVVMITAFGDVDLAVKALKMGASDFVLKPWDNNRLIETLKSAVRVRQSQEKLGKSAGKTEQNDHKEENVELLGQSSAMKYVFKLIEKVAPTKANVLITGENGTGKELVAQAIHRQSERANKPLVSVDMGAISETLFESELFGHVKGAFTDARVDREGKIVIANDGTLFLDEIGNLSLPLQAKLLAVLENRQVIPVGANRAVPVDIRLICATNCNLETMVEEGKFREDLLFRINTIRIEAPPLREREEDIVLLAKHFLGFYGEKYHKQHLTLSGMAREKIRRYSWPGNVRELRHAIEKAVILADGEVLQPEDFHFRPVIEQEEAPTTLEEMERSMIEQALEESSGNMSSAATRLGITRQTLYNKVKKYGL